CCGAGCCGCTCGGCGAGGCGCCGCAGCTCGGGCACGGCGTTCGCGCACCCCTGTCCGGCAAGGATCGCGACGCGCCGCCCGGCGTTGAGCACGGCCGCGGCCGCGCGCAGCTGGTCGGCGGGCGGGGTGCCCGCCGGGGGCGCCCAGGACGAGGCGGTGCGCCCGCCGTGGTTCTCCTTCGACGGTTTGTCGGCGGAGAGGGGTTGGAGCTGCAAGTCCTTGGCGACCGTCAGGTGCGCGACGCCGCGGCCGGCGAGCGCCGCGCGGCACGCCCGGTTGGCGATCAGCAGCGCGTTGGCCGGCCCGGTCACGCGCTCGTTGAAGAGGGCGACGTCCTCCATGAGCTTGACCGTGTCGACGTCCTGCATGAAGCGCATGCCTTCCAGATCGTGGAACGTGGTCCCGGTGATCGCGACGACGGGCGCGTTGTCGAGCGCGGCGTCGTAGAGGCCGTTCAGCAGGTGCACGGCGCCGGGGCCGGTCGTGGCGAGGCACACGCCGAGCCGGCCGGCGTGCTTGGCCATGCCGCCGGCCATGAAGGCGGCGGCCTCCTCGTGGCGCACGCCGACGAAGGCGATGCGGTCGCGCCGCTTGCGCAGCGCCTCGACGACGGGGTTGATGCCGTCGCCGACGATGCCGAAGACGTGGGTCGCGCCCCAGGTGATCAGCGTGTCGACGAGGAGGTCGGCGGTGTTCGCGTCGCCCGCGGCCGGCCGTGCGGCGGACGACGGCGTGCGCCCCGCGTCGACGGTTTGGGCGGCGGCCGTGGCGGTCGGGACGCCAACCGCGGCCGCCGCGGCGCCGGCCAGCTTGAGGAAGTCGCGGCGGTCCACGGCCGGCGGTTGCGCGGCGTCGTGCGGAGGACCCGCGGGCTCTGCGGTCGACATGGCGATCTCCGGCGTGGCGTGGTGAGATCAGCGTACGACAGCATGATGCGTGCGGGGCTGGTCGCGGCCGCGGGACCGACGCGTCAGCCCGCCGGCGCCGGAACGCGGAAGGCGTTGAGCAGCGCCGACGTGGCGAGGTACTGCCCGATCAAGTGGACCATCGCCACCACGCCCGCCTCGCCGAACACGGCGACCGCCTCGGCGTAGGTGGCGTCGTCGACGCCGCGCGTCCGCGCGAGCGCGTCGGCGAACCGCCACGCCGTCCGCGCCGCGGGCGATGCACCCTCCGGCTCGCGGCCTTCGGTGATGGCGCGGATCGCGTCGTCGGACAGCCCCGCCTTGCGGGCGACCGCGGTGTGCGCGTACACCTCGTAGACGGCGCCCCACGCCGCGCCGACGGCGAGGATGATCACCTGGCTCACGTCGTCCGGCAGCGGCGTGTGCGCGGTGTACGCGTCGATCCACGCCCCGTAGCCGCGCGCGATCTCCGGCGCGTACAGGAACACGTTGAACGGCCCGACGAGCCGCCCGTCGGGCAGCTGCGCTTCGAAGCCGGACTGCTTGGCCCGGGGGAGCTGTTTCCCGGCCAGGTAGTCGTACTCCCCGCGCTGCGCGGCGTTCAGCGCCGCCGGGTCGAGGAGCGCGAGGCGGCCGCCGAGGGCGTCGGCGTCGGGCGGGGCGGGGGGCGTGGGGCTCTGGCGCATCGCGCGTCTCCGTTAGGCAGTCAACAACTTGTCCGGCGTGATCGGCAGCTCGCGCACCCGCACGCCGGTCGCGTGCCACACCGCGTTGGCGACCGCCGGCGCGACGCCGCACAGGCCCAGCTCGGCCAGCCCCTTCGTGCCTAACGGGCTGGCGACGGGGTCCTTGCCGGGGACGAAGAGCGCGTCGAGCGCGCCCACGCTGGCGCACACCGGGACGTGGTAGTCGGCGAGCGTGGCGTTGGTCGCGCGGCCGTGGCGCGGGTCCCACCCCGCGTCCTCCGTGAGCGCCATGCCGATCCCCTGCACCATGCCGCCGAGGCACTGGCTGTGCGCGAGCCTCGGGTTCACCACGTGGCCGGCGTCGTAGGCGCCGACGACGCGCGCCACGCGGACCGTGCCCAGGTCGGGGTCCACGCGCACCTCCGCGAACACCGCGCCGAAGCCGTAGATCGCGTACGCCTTCGCGTCGCCGCCCGGCCCGGCGCTGCCGTCCGCGTCGAGGCGCGCGAGGCCGGCCCGGCGGAGCAGGGCCGCGGGGTCGGCGGCGCCGTCCGCCGCGTCCGCAGCCCTATCGCCCCGGCTCCGCGCGAGGTCGTCGAGCTTCGCCCGCAACGCCCGGCAGGCCGCCTGCACCGCCGGGCCGATGCTGGCCGTCGTGGTCGAGCCGCCGTGCTCCTTCGCCGCGGGGAACGCCGTGTCGCCGAGCTCGAAGCGCACGCGCGCCATTGGCAGGCCGAGGGCGTCGGCGGCGACCTGGGTCGCGGCCGTGTATGTGCCCGGCCCCATGTCGCTCGTCGCGCAGCGGACGACCGCGGTGCCGTCGGCGAACAGCGTGGCCGACGCGCTCGTCGGGTAGCGCGGCGCGGGGTTGAGCGCGGTCGCCATCCCGTAGCCCACCAGATCGCGCCCGTCGCGCGCGGCGCGCGGTGCCGGATTCCGCGCGCCCCACCCGAAGCGCGCGGCGCCTAACGCGTAGCACTCGCGCAGGCGCTTGCTCGACCACGGGAGGTCCTTCCCCGGGTGACGCTCGGCGTAGTTGCGCAGCCGGAGCTCGACGGGGTCGAGGCCCAGCGCGGCCGCCAGCTCGTCCATCGCGACCTCCTGCGCGAAGAGGCCGGTCACGTGCCCGGGGCCGCGCATCGGGCACGGGGTGTTGGTGTGCATCGGGACGAGGCGGTACCGCGTGCGCCGGTCGGCGCAGGCGTACGTCGACGCCGCCGCGTCGAGCGTCGCGTCGGCGAACTCCTCGTACGTCGACGTCTGCGCCACGGCCTCGTGCACGACCGCCAGGAGGCGCCCCGCCCGGTCGGCGCCGAGCGCGACGCGCTGCTCGGCGCGCGGGCGGAAGCCGACCGACGTGGCGAGCTGGCGCCGCGTCAGCTCCAGCCGCACCGGGCGGCCGGCCCGACGCGCGGCCAGCGCGGCGAGCGTCACATGCGGCCACGTGCGCAGCGCCGACCCGAACGCGCCGCCGACGAAGGGGTTGATCACGCGCACGTGCTCGGCGGGGATGCCGAAGACGAGAGCGATCGCGTCCCGCTCGTTGCCCACCCACTGCGTCTTGCTCCAGAGCGTCAGCCGGTCGCCCTCCCACCGGGCGACCGCCGCGTGCGGCTCCATCGCCTGGTGGTGCTCGCGCGGCTGCACGTATGTGTGGTCGACGCGCACCGGGGCAGCGGCGAGAGCGCCGTCGGGATCGCCCCACGTCGACTCGGGGCCGCGCCCCTTCTTCGCCGCCGCGTCCGACGTCGGCATGCCTAACGCCGGGTCGAACCGGGTGTGCGGCGCCGGGTCGCGCGCGTACGTCACGCGCACCAGCGAGGCGCCGTACTCGGCCTGCGCCTGCGTCGCCGCGACGACCACGCCGACCGGCTGGCCGCTGAACTTCACCTCCGCGTCCTGCAGCGCGCGCAGCTGCTCGCCCGAGACCGGGTCGACCGCGGGGCGCTCCTTCGGCTGCTCGTACGCGAGCCGGTCCGCGTTCTCGTGCGTGAGCACGAGCAGCACGCCCGGCGCGCGCTCGGCCTCGGCGGCGTCGATCGCCGCGATGCGCCCGGCGGGGATCGTGCTCTCCACGACCGCGGCGTAGGCGAGCCCGGGTGGCGCGAACTCGGCGGCGTACCGGGCGCGCCCCGTCACCTTGAGCCGCCCCTCGACGCGCGGGAGCGGCTGGCCGACCGCCGGCGTGTGCGACGAACCGTCCGCCACGGGCCTCACCACCCGGGAGGCCGCGCGCCGCCGTCCGCCGCGCCCCGCAGCGCGCGCGCGACCGCGCGCACGCCTAACGGTACCTTGAAGCCGTTCCCGGCGAGCGGCCGCGCCCCGCGCATCGCGACCTCGCCCGCCGCGCGGAAGTTGTCGTCGGTCGCCTCCCGCCCCACGAGCGCCGCCTCCGCCTCCGGCGCCCGCCACGGCTTGTGCGCCACGCCGCCGAGCGCGACGCGCGCCGCCGCGA
The Gemmatimonadetes bacterium T265 genome window above contains:
- a CDS encoding acrylaldehyde oxidase, yielding MADGSSHTPAVGQPLPRVEGRLKVTGRARYAAEFAPPGLAYAAVVESTIPAGRIAAIDAAEAERAPGVLLVLTHENADRLAYEQPKERPAVDPVSGEQLRALQDAEVKFSGQPVGVVVAATQAQAEYGASLVRVTYARDPAPHTRFDPALGMPTSDAAAKKGRGPESTWGDPDGALAAAPVRVDHTYVQPREHHQAMEPHAAVARWEGDRLTLWSKTQWVGNERDAIALVFGIPAEHVRVINPFVGGAFGSALRTWPHVTLAALAARRAGRPVRLELTRRQLATSVGFRPRAEQRVALGADRAGRLLAVVHEAVAQTSTYEEFADATLDAAASTYACADRRTRYRLVPMHTNTPCPMRGPGHVTGLFAQEVAMDELAAALGLDPVELRLRNYAERHPGKDLPWSSKRLRECYALGAARFGWGARNPAPRAARDGRDLVGYGMATALNPAPRYPTSASATLFADGTAVVRCATSDMGPGTYTAATQVAADALGLPMARVRFELGDTAFPAAKEHGGSTTTASIGPAVQAACRALRAKLDDLARSRGDRAADAADGAADPAALLRRAGLARLDADGSAGPGGDAKAYAIYGFGAVFAEVRVDPDLGTVRVARVVGAYDAGHVVNPRLAHSQCLGGMVQGIGMALTEDAGWDPRHGRATNATLADYHVPVCASVGALDALFVPGKDPVASPLGTKGLAELGLCGVAPAVANAVWHATGVRVRELPITPDKLLTA